A region from the Thermoanaerobaculia bacterium genome encodes:
- the sufT gene encoding putative Fe-S cluster assembly protein SufT: MGSSDRSEAITTREIDAVVIPHGNKTRIPFGTKVMIMQKLGGTVTVTTEYGGLYRIDPENLDAIGMEVPAAPPAADGDTVKSLEDRVWDVLRSCYDPEIPVNIVELGLVYSCLLDPPGADGRQVANIQMTLTAPGCGMGDILAQDIQTRLEKLPEISDARVEVVFDPPWNQDMMSEAARLQLGFY, encoded by the coding sequence ATGGGCTCTTCCGACCGCTCCGAAGCCATCACCACGCGTGAAATCGACGCTGTCGTCATTCCGCACGGCAACAAGACCCGCATTCCGTTCGGTACCAAGGTCATGATCATGCAGAAGCTGGGCGGCACCGTCACCGTGACGACCGAGTACGGCGGCCTCTACCGGATCGACCCCGAGAACCTCGACGCCATCGGGATGGAGGTGCCAGCCGCTCCGCCAGCGGCCGACGGCGACACGGTCAAGTCGCTGGAGGACCGCGTCTGGGATGTGCTGCGTTCGTGCTACGACCCCGAGATTCCGGTCAACATCGTCGAGCTCGGCCTGGTCTACAGCTGCCTGCTCGACCCACCCGGCGCCGACGGCCGCCAGGTCGCCAATATCCAGATGACCTTGACGGCCCCCGGCTGCGGCATGGGCGACATCCTCGCCCAGGACATCCAGACGCGCCTCGAGAAGCTGCCGGAGATCTCGGATGCCCGGGTCGAAGTGGTCTTCGACCCGCCCTGGAACCAGGACATGATGAGCGAAGCCGCGCGGCTGCAGCTCGGCTTCTACTGA
- a CDS encoding S9 family peptidase, with product MKFALLLLAPLAVVVFAGHAAGQSGGQTAPPSLLKPPATRVEPVRETLHGVEIVDNYRWLEGDNSNPERMGQVTPEVGAWTDQQNAHTRSVLDNLPGRKALEEKLRPLMEVGSVSTPTIRGGRYFFSRREGTQNQPSYYWRQGYKGDSKLLLDPAQLDPSGLTTITWIAPSHDGQLVAYGTYKAGDENTTLYLMEVETGKLLPLQIPNKTQAPDWLPDGSGFVYQNLKDPKDPYSGRVLYHRMGTDVAADPILFRQYTKEENEKLATTWGPGGSLSRDGRWLTLVYWTGTRSNDLWVADFQHFLATGKLEKREVAIGQEGTSFGLVDGDTLFVQTNLGAPNGRVDAYDLRSKAAGSAWKPQTVVAERPGMAIQSISLARGLLAVEYLKNATSVIEVFDASAGSAIFAAGALSGNPAKSLGELAMPGIGSAGLATESDRTEAYLKFTSFNYPTTIFRVDLGRPALEPELWERPPVPVDPSTVEVKQVWYSSKDGTKVSMFVVHKKGLALDGNNPTLLKGYGGFNVSETPDFSATMFQWFDAGGVMALPNLRGGGEYGDAWHEAGMLAKKQNVFDDFYAAAEWLVAERYTSPAKLAIAGGSNGGLLTGVAVIQRPELFRAALVAVPLLDMLRYQNFLMARYWVPEYGSAEDAAQFGFLQAYSPYQKVQSGTPYPAVLLTAGENDMRVHALHARKMAAALQAASASDPAEKPVLLWVDREAGHGQGKPLNLRIRDAADQRIFFMWQLGMLPKS from the coding sequence ATGAAGTTCGCGCTCCTTCTGCTCGCCCCGCTCGCCGTCGTCGTCTTTGCCGGCCATGCCGCCGGTCAGTCCGGCGGCCAGACGGCTCCGCCTTCGCTGTTGAAGCCCCCCGCGACCCGGGTCGAGCCGGTGCGAGAGACGCTCCACGGCGTCGAGATCGTGGACAACTACCGCTGGCTCGAGGGCGACAACTCGAACCCCGAGCGCATGGGCCAGGTCACACCCGAGGTCGGCGCCTGGACCGACCAGCAGAACGCCCATACCCGCTCCGTGCTCGACAATCTGCCGGGGCGGAAGGCGCTCGAAGAGAAACTGCGTCCGCTGATGGAGGTCGGCTCGGTCTCGACGCCGACGATCCGCGGTGGGCGCTACTTCTTCTCCCGCCGTGAAGGGACCCAGAACCAGCCGAGCTACTACTGGCGCCAGGGCTACAAGGGCGACTCGAAGCTCCTGCTCGACCCGGCGCAGCTCGATCCCTCGGGGCTGACCACGATCACCTGGATCGCGCCCTCGCACGACGGGCAGCTGGTCGCCTACGGCACTTACAAGGCCGGCGACGAGAACACGACGCTCTACCTGATGGAGGTCGAGACGGGCAAGCTCCTGCCGCTCCAGATCCCGAACAAGACCCAGGCGCCCGACTGGCTCCCCGACGGCTCGGGCTTCGTCTACCAGAACCTCAAGGACCCGAAGGATCCCTACAGCGGCCGGGTGCTCTACCACCGCATGGGTACGGACGTCGCGGCCGATCCGATCCTCTTCCGCCAGTACACGAAGGAGGAGAACGAGAAGCTCGCGACCACCTGGGGGCCCGGCGGCTCCCTGTCGCGCGACGGCAGGTGGCTCACCCTCGTCTACTGGACCGGAACGCGCTCGAACGATCTCTGGGTGGCCGACTTCCAGCACTTCCTCGCGACCGGCAAGCTCGAGAAGCGCGAGGTGGCGATCGGCCAGGAGGGCACCTCGTTCGGCCTCGTCGATGGCGACACGCTCTTCGTCCAGACCAACCTCGGCGCTCCCAACGGCCGCGTCGACGCCTATGACCTGCGGTCGAAGGCCGCCGGCTCCGCCTGGAAGCCGCAGACCGTCGTCGCCGAGCGCCCCGGGATGGCGATCCAGAGCATCAGCCTCGCCCGCGGCCTTCTCGCCGTCGAGTACCTGAAGAACGCCACCAGCGTGATCGAGGTCTTCGATGCGTCGGCGGGCTCGGCGATCTTCGCCGCTGGCGCCCTGTCGGGCAATCCGGCCAAGTCGCTCGGCGAGCTCGCCATGCCGGGAATCGGCTCGGCCGGGCTCGCGACCGAGTCGGATCGCACCGAGGCCTACTTGAAGTTCACCAGCTTCAACTACCCGACGACCATCTTCCGCGTCGATCTCGGACGGCCGGCGCTCGAGCCGGAGCTCTGGGAGCGCCCGCCGGTGCCGGTCGATCCCTCGACCGTCGAGGTGAAGCAGGTCTGGTACAGCTCGAAGGACGGGACGAAGGTCAGCATGTTCGTGGTGCACAAGAAGGGCCTCGCTCTCGACGGCAACAACCCGACGCTCTTGAAGGGCTACGGCGGCTTCAACGTCTCGGAGACCCCGGATTTCTCGGCCACGATGTTCCAGTGGTTCGACGCCGGTGGCGTCATGGCGCTGCCGAACCTGCGCGGCGGCGGCGAGTACGGCGACGCCTGGCACGAAGCCGGGATGCTGGCCAAGAAGCAGAACGTCTTCGACGACTTCTACGCCGCCGCCGAGTGGCTCGTCGCCGAGCGCTACACCAGCCCGGCGAAGCTCGCGATCGCCGGCGGCTCGAACGGCGGACTGCTGACTGGAGTGGCGGTCATTCAGCGGCCTGAGCTCTTCCGCGCCGCGCTGGTCGCCGTGCCGCTGCTCGACATGCTGCGCTACCAGAACTTCCTGATGGCGCGCTACTGGGTGCCCGAGTACGGCTCGGCCGAGGACGCGGCGCAGTTCGGTTTCCTCCAGGCTTACTCGCCGTACCAGAAGGTGCAGAGCGGCACTCCCTACCCGGCGGTGCTGCTCACCGCCGGCGAGAACGACATGCGGGTGCATGCGCTGCATGCGCGCAAGATGGCAGCGGCCCTTCAGGCCGCCTCGGCGAGCGACCCGGCGGAGAAGCCGGTCCTTCTCTGGGTGGACCGAGAAGCCGGCCACGGCCAGGGCAAGCCCCTGAACCTCCGCATCCGCGACGCCGCCGACCAGCGCATCTTTTTCATGTGGCAGCTGGGGATGTTACCGAAGAGCTGA